In Thalassophryne amazonica chromosome 14, fThaAma1.1, whole genome shotgun sequence, one DNA window encodes the following:
- the gpr143 gene encoding G-protein coupled receptor 143, whose product MASPRLETFCCPNRDAATDFVVSFQPVLFGILSASSAAFSLVCAFIQILPKRRTYRRLGQYPLPKPASSSRILFIISVCDMLGCTGIIVRSSVWLVLPNITDRITEPNSTDVWPEVFCVGSSMWIQLFYSASFWWTFCYAVDVFLVVKTSAGISTIVLYHMITWGLTLLLCIEGVAMLYYPTISDCEHGLEHAIPHYVTTYAPMLLVLIANPVFFNRTVSAVTSLLKGRQGIYTENERRLTNEIKVRFFKIMLVFFICWIPNIINESLLFFLEMQMDVSDVRFHNIRNAALITWFVMSILNPMQAFLNTLAFHGWTGFDLDFSLQRKREIFWDSLSTSAPNTTNHNPTAGPTVLYEGHVQEAKKNNLGNGHHTSDANSILSEGSESSTLEIHVSNEPRNYDDVDSDGESLENSVGC is encoded by the exons ATGGCTTCTCCTCGCCTGGAGACGTTCTGCTGTCCGAACCGGGACGCGGCCACAGACTTCGTGGTGAGTTTCCAGCCGGTTCTGTTCGGGATTCTGAGCGCCAGCAGTGCCGCCTTCAGTCTGGTCTGCGCCTTCATCCAGATCCTTCCCAAACGCAGGACTTACAGGAGACTGGGCCAGTACCCTCTGCCCAAACCCGCATCCTCCTCACGGATCCTCTTCATCATCAGTGTGTGTGACATGCTGGGATGCACAG GTATCATCGTAAGGTCATCTGTCTGGCTTGTTCTGCCGAACATCACTGACCGCATCACAGAACCCAACAGCACGGATGTCTGGCCAGAAGTCTTCTGTGTTGGCAGCTCA ATGTGGATCCAGCTGTTTTACAGTGCTTCTTTTTGGTGGACCTTTTGTTATGCTGTTGATGTCTTCCTTGTGGTAAAAACATCTGCAGGAATCAG CACCATTGTCCTGTACCACATGATTACGTGGGGTTTGACTCTGCTGCTGTGCATTGAAGGCGTGGCCATGCTCTACTACCCAACCATCTCTGA TTGTGAACACGGCTTGGAGCACGCCATCCCTCATTATGTCACCACGTACGCCCCCATGCTGCTGGTCCTCATTGCCAACCCCGTGTTCTTCAATCGGACCGTATCTGCAG TGACATCTTTACTGAAAGGAAGACAAGGAATCTACACGGAAAACGAGAGACGGCTAACCAACGAGATCAAAGTACGCTTCTTCAAAATAATGCTGGTGTTCTTCATCTG CTGGATTCCAAACATCATCAACGAgagcctcctcttcttcttggagaTGCAGATGGATGTCAGTGACGTCCGCTTCCACAACATCAGGAACGCGGCGCTGATCACGTGGTTCGTCATG AGTATCCTGAACCCCATGCAGGCTTTTCTCAACACTTTGGCTTTTCACGGCTGGACGGGTTTTGATTTGGACTTCAGCCTGCAGAGGAAGAGAGAGATATTCTGGGATTCACTTTCTACCTCAGCACCCAACACAACCAACCACAACCCCACAGCAGGACCCACTGTCCTCTACGAGGGACACGTCCAAGAAGCCAAGAAAAACAACCTCGGCAACGGACACCACACCTCCGACGCCAACAGTATCCTCTCAGAAG GTTCAGAGTCTAGTACACTTGAAATCCACGTTTCCAATGAGCCACGCAACTATGATGATGTAGACTCTGACGGAGAATCCTTGGAGAACTCTGTGGGGTGCTAG